In Oryzias latipes chromosome 15, ASM223467v1, the sequence gacgcatggatggatggatggatggatggatggatggatggatggatggatggatggatgcatggatggatggatggatggatggatggatgactggatggatggacgcatggatggatggatggatggatggatggatgcatggatggatggatggatggatgcatggatgcatggatggatggatggatgcatggatgcatggctggatggatggatggatggatggatggatggatggatggatggatggatggatggatggatggatggatggatggatggatggatggatgcatccACCTGAGAATTATGACATGTGGTGATGTTGGGGGATAAAACACACTGAAAATGGGCTAAAGTGTGACTTTCTTTGGTTCTTCCCTGACATGGAAACACACCAAGAAATTTTCAGGGTCTGAATGATGAAGTGATTTACGTATGAAGTCCAGCCAAACAGAAAAATCTCCAGGTTTTTCGCTGTTACTTCCTCAGACTGTCTTCTATGCACCAGAATGTTTTGTTGGACTGAATGCTGACAGGCAAACTGAGCAGATACTGAGAAGCAACATCAGATGAAGATCAGGAATGCTGTTGGCAGATTTCTGGAAAGCAGCTCTTTAAATGACCATCGCTGTACTTTTCCTGGTTGGTTATGCAGAAATGgcagtttattcttttttttcccttcagctTTAACCATTACAGTCAGTTAACATCGGGTTTGAGTTTCACATCACCATCCTTTACACACTCCAGCTGTTCAGAAATAGCTTTTTATGCAACGTTTTATTTTATCCTGAatgtaaaaaagcattttctttcacCTTTTACAGTCCATACAGATTAGTGGTAAAAGCTGATGCAGGAGCCTCTTCCTGTTGATCATAAGTGTGATCCGTTATTTATGTCCCCTTTTCCAGTTTGCACtgtcacatgtgtgtgtttttaaaagatccTGTTTGATTGTGTTTGTCATGGAAAGTTGCAGCTTCCATGACTCAAAAAAGCTCAAGATCTTCTGAGTGACTTTTGAATGAGCAAGGAGGAAAGAACTTCCTGTTGAAGTCATGTGTCATGAACAACAGAAGCagaactttttaaataatacaaaCTTTAGCTTGAGATTTGTGttcataaatacatatttagaaGGACAAACTCATTTCCTTTCACACAGATTCTTTCGGCCTTCATGTTTGAGTCTTTCTGTAGTTTATTTCCACTGGTGTTTTGTGAGTGGGACTTCAACCCTCACGGCGCCGCTGTGGCATCTTGCCGCAGAGACACTGCGATGACATAGGCGTGAGGTTTCAGCGTCAGGCCGTAGCTGTACTCCAGGGTGGGCGACCTCTCAGGGTGCGTGGTGATGTTGCATTGGTGTGCGATTAATGCCACGAAgagaaacagctgcagtttggaCAGCTCCTCACCAATGCAGCGCCGCTTCCCCAGAGAGAAGATGAGCACGTTGCTGGTCAAGTCCTTGTTCAGCTTTCCCTCCGGGTCCAGGAAGCGTTCGGGGTCAAAGGTGTCAGGGTGGGCCCACATGCTGGGGTCGTGGTTGATGGACCACTGGTTGATGAAGATCACAGTGTTCTTGGGGATGGGGTAGCTCATGATAGACGTGTCTGTGACCGTGCAGTGGGGGATGGTGAGGGGGACGAAACTGGTGAAGCGCATCACTTCGTAGATGAAAGCCATGATGTAAGGCAGCTGGGGCTGGTCTTCAATGGAGGGGAGGCGCTCGCGGCCCACCACTCTGTCCACCTCCTTCTGCAGACGCTGCTGGATCTCAGGATACCTGTGTCCACAGGTGAGaccaacacacatttttaaaaacccactccaaggaaaatggtgtttttcacctctttttgtggcatttttctcatgatggagaacatatttaAGGAAAATTAAGGTTAAATTTTCCTTTCTAAGTATTTCCTCATTGAAATTGTGGTGAATAAAGAGGCGACTAAAAAATGCTGAtggaaaaagatcttatttgtgatgtagaaaatacgctcaGCAGgtcacagtctccctgctctgctccattctgatgcctctaCTGTCAGACAACGTCTTTTCCTAAACTCTGCGGCTGCAtagctctgatgttgctgccatttctgttgcacctcTGATGTTAGGACTGTGAGGGCTGAAAGCTGGCGTGtcaacagagggatgatgggaagtcagggcagGCTGACTCACgagttgaatttctaatgaactcctgctgctctgcagaaacgttgtcccaattttttgtttaaaaatggcaaaatgatCATTAATGATCATTTTGCCAAAAGACgatcgaagtgggactttaaatactCTTACCTCCAATTCAAAAGTTACAAAACTATTCAAGTAAAGTTGAGTCAAAGGTAAGcccattttttaaactaaaattctgcctttctttaaaacaatccTGTTATTTCATATTGGTGCACATATTTATCAGCATCAGTCACACATCTGCTGTTACATAAATACAGATGCTGCACTGCTTCCGTTCAGACTCTGCTTTATTCTCCAGTCACTACAGTAATGCCTCATTATTAAATATCAATGACTCACTTGACAAGAACAAGGATGATCCATTGCTTTGCAGTTGACAGGGTGTCTTGACTTGCACCAAATATGTCTCCAAGCGTCGGAACCACATAGTCTTTCAAAGCCCCtgttttgtttctgatttgGTCCAGGGCCACAATAAAAGCGTCTGTCATGTCTCTCATGGTACAGGACTCCATTGTTTTCCGGTGTTCCACTACTTTATCGTGGATGAAGTCGCTAAACTCCCTGTTGAGCTTCTTGAAGTTGTCAAAGATCGTTTTGATGGGGTTGGGGAAGTACTGCAGCCAGGGCATCACGTCCACGATGCTCCCAGCGCCCACGGTTTGGGTGAACTGGTCATTCCTGCCAACCACCTGTCGGAACTCTTCATCATCATAGGAGTACCTCTTCCCAAAGCAGACCGCGCTCATCACGTTGGCCGTGGACACCACGAGATAAGTCATGGGCTGGAAAAACTGCACCTCGCGCGTTTTTGCCACAAACAGCCCCAGCAGCTCTTTGAATTCAGAGAGGACGTGCTGCTCAAAAGTCTTCTTGGTCTGCGGGTTCCCCGTGGAGAACATGCGCACGGTGGAGTGCGCGACCCTGCGGTGCGTCTTCCACCAGTCCGAGACGGTGTTGAAGGCCAGGCTGTCCCCGTTGGCGATGAAGCGGAAGGAGGTGAAGTCGGGTCTGCCGGCGAAGTCCGGTCCCTGCTTCACCAGCGCCTGTCTGATGGAGTCTCCGTTCAGCACCACCACGGCGCGCGAGCCCAGCTGGATCTGGAAGACGGTGCCGTATTTTTTCACCATGCGCATGAAGTACAGGTGAGGAGCGTTGCCAAGTTGCGCAGCGTTCCCGATCAGCGGCCAGGCAAACGGGCCGGGGAGGCGGGGGGTGGGGCGCCGGCGGATCCACAGCCACAGGTGGAAGGCGAGCAGGAGAGTCACGGAGGTCAGCAGGACATTTCTGAGAGCTCCTTCGTCCAGACTGTCCGCTGTCACATCCATGATCCTGCAGGAGCGGGTCCAGCACATCAGTAGGAATGCAAACATATTTGATCATGCGATTCCATGCATTTGTGCTACAATTACAGTGTTAGCAAAACTCCACAAAGTGCTAAAATACCTGAACGTTTCCTGTATTTATGGAAAGAACCACAGCGGATTTTGTCTCCAGCTCTAACTCAAATGAAAGAAGTCATGACTTCACATCGTCCGTCAGCTCTCCTTCCTACATCCTACCGGTCTGCTGCGTGCAAAGCATCCACAGCAGGCGCGTCACGGTCCGTGTCTGCAGCCTGCGCCTGCTTTAAAGCCCACGGACGTCATTCACCCCCCAGCGGCGCAGCACCTCCACCCGTCAGCCACACCCCCCACGTTGGAGGTGTTTCAGATTTAGAGATCAGATCTGACCCCGCCCACTGTTattattatgatgatgatgatgatgatgatgatgattattattattttaaagaaccATTAACTGTAACCTGGCAGTCAGATTGCTCAACGTGCGTGTGGCTCAGAGCATCACGCAGGGTGACAGCAGACACACTCCATTAAATAACACAACTACAATCATGTAAAGACAAAGCTTTGACTCAGTTGATGAATTCTTCTTCCTGATGCTGTTTAATTTGAGTCCCGCTCGTGCGCGTTGGTTTCTGTATACGTCCGGAAAAAGTGAAAGGACCTTAAGGGAATGTGATGCTTGTACTTTATTGTCTTTGCGCTACACTTCAAGTAGACGTCCAGTATCTTTCGCGCGCCTCCAGTCTGAAACCGTTTGAAAACACCAGAGTGCGTTTTCAGGTGAGGCCAGCAGGAGGAGACGAACCCGCGCTGGGGCCTCATCCATGAAGATGGAGACAAAGAGTCCGGATCAGTTCTGGAAGCGCTGCGTAAACCAAGACAGACGCAAAATGTCTCTGTTCTACCTTTAAAACAGTGCAAGTATTGAAGCCTGAGCTTTAATTCCCAAGACTTagtgaaaaacacaaagcagatactgatttaaagaaatgttttaaattcatCTATTTTTCCAATATTCATTTATACACGTTCGGGCTGCAGCTGAGTTTCCCATCTTTAACtgatgtgttttccttttttaggtgGTAAAATTGGCAGAGCTGcttcagcaccacggacagcgGCTCGAAGTTCTCTGACCAACACCGGAggtttaatttgaatgaaaccGACACCAGAATCGTTGATGATCCTCCATTTACTTCATGTCTTAACTCAGCCGGAAGTGGAAATAAACTGGTGTGAAATCTGTTTATGATGTTCACCTACAAAAGAACGACCATGATTGCTTTTCTGTCCATTTGATTTAGAGTTCttagaaaaaatcattttactttcttcaatcttcattttttttaatctacatttttttcctcagaaCTCACAGCGTTGTTGTCACAGCGTGTAGGCACCAGTTCAAATCCCGGTCGGTTCGTTTGCGTGTCCTCCTCGTGCATGCGTGACTTTTCCTCGCGCGCTCTCACAGTCCAGAAATACGCTCTGTGGATCACtggatgatttttttctccagccGTGAATGTGATTCTGTGGCCTCGTGATGGGCAGGTGACCTGTTCTGGTGAACATCACCTTCGGCCTCCagtcaggaccccccccccccccccccccaaaaaaaaaaaaacaggggatGACGCGCGTTTAAAGAAATAGTCGATttaataaatttttttaaatatgtgtaaatatttatgtaaatatttatgTGTAAATATGTAATATTTAACAAAATCTTCATTGTTGGGAAGAACATTTTAGcgacaaaaacaataaatatatgATTCTTATTAGATCAACATTGTCATTACAGCGCGGATACATGATGGGGCCTTTTTTTTTAGGCctattgaccttttttctcttctgtaaAATCCTTTTCTGTTACATAACGCggctgaaaaaaaaggaaaagtcttcTTATTTTCAGAAGCTGCGAAAAAGTCCTCCGGACTTACTTTGTTGAGGCCAGCGTGGAGTTTGTCTGTGGAGCCAATATATAACCTCGGCGGAACCCACGGCCACGGAGGTCATGGTTTGAATAAGATACATGCGGGGGCAGCAATTTCTGAAATTATGATCAAATGGTCAAACCGACGGATCttccaaacaacaaaaagaaacgttTATAGAATTCATCCAACTGCCTTTTCAGGTAAAAAAAGACAGGTTTAGAATTGTTTTAGTCGAGAttaaactttacaaaaacagtCATCAATAAATCAGTAACCAGGTGTAGGAGGGGTTCTTAG encodes:
- the LOC101159216 gene encoding cytochrome P450 1B1 isoform X2; the encoded protein is MDVTADSLDEGALRNVLLTSVTLLLAFHLWLWIRRRPTPRLPGPFAWPLIGNAAQLGNAPHLYFMRMVKKYGTVFQIQLGSRAVVVLNGDSIRQALVKQGPDFAGRPDFTSFRFIANGDSLAFNTVSDWWKTHRRVAHSTVRMFSTGNPQTKKTFEQHVLSEFKELLGLFVAKTREVQFFQPMTYLVVSTANVMSAVCFGKRYSYDDEEFRQVVGRNDQFTQTVGAGSIVDVMPWLQYFPNPIKTIFDNFKKLNREFSDFIHDKVVEHRKTMESCTMRDMTDAFIVALDQIRNKTGALKDYVVPTLGDIFGASQDTLSTAKQWIILVLVKYPEIQQRLQKEVDRVVGRERLPSIEDQPQLPYIMAFIYEVMRFTSFVPLTIPHCTVTDTSIMSYPIPKNTVIFINQWSINHDPSMWAHPDTFDPERFLDPEGKLNKDLTSNVLIFSLGKRRCIGEELSKLQLFLFVALIAHQCNITTHPERSPTLEYSYGLTLKPHAYVIAVSLRQDATAAP
- the LOC101159216 gene encoding cytochrome P450 1B1 isoform X1, whose translation is MFAFLLMCWTRSCRIMDVTADSLDEGALRNVLLTSVTLLLAFHLWLWIRRRPTPRLPGPFAWPLIGNAAQLGNAPHLYFMRMVKKYGTVFQIQLGSRAVVVLNGDSIRQALVKQGPDFAGRPDFTSFRFIANGDSLAFNTVSDWWKTHRRVAHSTVRMFSTGNPQTKKTFEQHVLSEFKELLGLFVAKTREVQFFQPMTYLVVSTANVMSAVCFGKRYSYDDEEFRQVVGRNDQFTQTVGAGSIVDVMPWLQYFPNPIKTIFDNFKKLNREFSDFIHDKVVEHRKTMESCTMRDMTDAFIVALDQIRNKTGALKDYVVPTLGDIFGASQDTLSTAKQWIILVLVKYPEIQQRLQKEVDRVVGRERLPSIEDQPQLPYIMAFIYEVMRFTSFVPLTIPHCTVTDTSIMSYPIPKNTVIFINQWSINHDPSMWAHPDTFDPERFLDPEGKLNKDLTSNVLIFSLGKRRCIGEELSKLQLFLFVALIAHQCNITTHPERSPTLEYSYGLTLKPHAYVIAVSLRQDATAAP